In Rhodococcus sp. OK302, one genomic interval encodes:
- a CDS encoding DEAD/DEAH box helicase: protein MQPAAATVLDLDQIRAVVGTTTFERGLTYFRQGAVREFEWNQASETLVGEVSGTKTYVTTVFLTRRPQGVVTILRGVCTCPVRMNCKHVAALVVAGAAQAAQPTAPVNWEDSLRALLRSGPVEHAATDLGLQFTLRTRGERQQLLIKPVQPGARGWISGGLAWNKLGTAYQHPARQIRILHDIHLLFNGGSVYRHQTATDFDLADFPSPGLWTLLDEARSAGIPLMHSDPRLGLVTLERSAQLSIDVTTGPDDGLSIAPSVHIATDAETPNSTPSTWGLIGPTAHGVFTADPDGTIRLAPLSDPVTPELQEFFNARNTIDVPAEHRDTFTSRYAVNLSELADIVSSDNSYVAPAVTGPVLHLQARFSDDHLVDLQWEWHYTVGTEYFSVGVEAHHSTVDCRSHNNEQSILDTVLPLLTPTGNPPSSQKLSDGPLTGLDTMRFALDVLPLLLDHPDTEVSVIGSPANYRATDDSLVIGLSTSSSSDNVSSDWFDLAVTVNADGQEVHFADIFAALSHGDTELLLADGAYFSLDKPELRELQRLIAEARSLLDRPNGPLKISKFQAGLWDDLTSLGIIEHQAAQWKEQVGGLLAHPTIEQVDVPDTLHATLRPYQVDGYRWLNFLRKHGLGGILADDMGLGKTLQTLAMIAAARQKDPTAPPFLIVAPTSVVSNWKSEIARFTPELATAVIAGTLKRRNIDLTDVIDGADIVLTSYTLLRLDAESYSANSWSGLILDEAQFAKNHKSKVHQCARNLETPFKLAITGTPMENNLTELWSLLSITAPGLFPNAAQFTEQYRRPIENDGDTERLEQLRRRVKPLMIRRTKEQVVHDLPAKQEQVLEIELHPKHRTLYDTHLQRERQKILGLLTDVDKNRFTILASLTLLRQLSLDASLIDDKHTAIPSAKVDALVEQLDDVIAGGHRALIFSQFTGFLSSVRTRLDAENIRYCYLDGSTRNRGEVLDDFKTGTAPVFLISLKAGGFGLNLTEADYCFILDPWWNPATEAQAVDRAHRIGQTRNVMVYRLIAKDTIEDKVMTLKAKKSALFSSVMDSDELLSSTLGADDIRALFD from the coding sequence ATGCAACCGGCAGCAGCGACAGTCCTCGATTTGGACCAGATCCGTGCTGTCGTCGGTACAACGACGTTTGAGCGCGGCCTCACCTATTTCCGGCAAGGCGCGGTCCGCGAATTCGAGTGGAACCAAGCATCAGAGACCCTGGTCGGCGAGGTTTCGGGTACCAAGACCTACGTCACGACGGTCTTTCTCACGCGCCGACCGCAGGGTGTAGTCACCATCCTCCGCGGCGTCTGCACCTGTCCGGTCCGTATGAATTGCAAGCATGTGGCCGCACTCGTCGTAGCCGGCGCGGCGCAGGCAGCACAACCAACAGCACCCGTGAACTGGGAAGATTCACTGCGCGCTCTCCTTCGAAGCGGTCCAGTCGAACATGCAGCGACTGATCTCGGCCTTCAATTCACACTTCGAACACGTGGCGAACGCCAACAACTACTCATCAAACCCGTCCAGCCCGGAGCCCGTGGTTGGATATCCGGCGGGCTGGCCTGGAACAAGCTCGGCACTGCGTACCAGCATCCGGCTCGACAAATCCGGATCCTGCACGACATCCACCTGCTGTTCAACGGCGGATCAGTCTATCGGCACCAGACCGCCACCGATTTTGATCTGGCAGACTTCCCCAGCCCCGGACTCTGGACATTGCTCGACGAAGCCCGCAGTGCCGGCATTCCCCTGATGCACTCCGATCCAAGACTCGGGCTCGTCACGCTCGAGCGCAGTGCGCAACTATCCATCGACGTGACAACCGGCCCCGACGACGGACTGAGCATCGCGCCAAGCGTCCACATCGCCACTGATGCCGAGACACCGAATTCGACGCCATCGACCTGGGGACTCATCGGTCCCACTGCGCACGGGGTGTTCACTGCAGATCCCGACGGCACTATCCGGCTGGCCCCACTCAGCGATCCCGTCACGCCGGAGCTCCAGGAATTCTTCAACGCGCGCAACACTATTGACGTACCCGCGGAGCACCGCGACACATTCACATCGCGCTACGCCGTCAACCTCAGTGAGCTCGCAGATATCGTCTCCTCCGACAACTCGTATGTTGCGCCTGCCGTCACCGGACCCGTTCTGCATCTACAGGCCCGCTTCAGCGATGATCATCTCGTCGACCTGCAGTGGGAGTGGCATTACACCGTGGGCACCGAGTACTTTTCAGTAGGCGTGGAGGCACACCACAGCACCGTCGACTGCCGCTCACACAACAACGAACAGAGCATCCTCGATACGGTGCTCCCCCTGCTCACACCGACCGGCAACCCACCGAGTTCACAGAAATTGAGCGACGGACCGTTGACCGGCCTGGACACCATGCGATTCGCTCTCGACGTCCTCCCTCTACTACTCGATCACCCGGACACCGAGGTCTCCGTCATCGGGTCGCCGGCAAACTACCGAGCTACCGACGATTCACTCGTTATCGGACTATCCACTTCTTCGTCGTCGGACAACGTCAGTTCCGACTGGTTCGACCTCGCCGTCACCGTCAACGCCGACGGCCAGGAAGTGCATTTCGCCGACATCTTCGCCGCACTCAGTCACGGCGACACCGAACTCCTACTCGCCGACGGTGCATACTTCAGCCTCGACAAACCCGAACTCCGTGAACTCCAGCGCCTCATTGCCGAGGCTCGCTCGCTCCTCGACCGACCCAACGGGCCGCTCAAAATCAGCAAGTTCCAGGCCGGACTCTGGGACGATCTCACGTCATTGGGAATCATCGAACATCAAGCAGCGCAATGGAAAGAGCAAGTGGGCGGACTTCTCGCTCACCCCACCATCGAGCAAGTCGACGTCCCCGATACCCTGCACGCCACACTCCGTCCTTACCAGGTCGACGGGTACCGCTGGCTCAACTTCTTGCGAAAGCACGGCCTCGGCGGAATCCTCGCCGACGACATGGGACTCGGCAAAACACTGCAAACACTGGCGATGATTGCCGCTGCACGCCAAAAGGATCCGACGGCACCGCCATTTCTGATCGTTGCACCGACCAGCGTTGTGTCCAACTGGAAATCCGAAATCGCAAGATTCACACCGGAACTCGCAACCGCTGTAATTGCCGGAACCCTCAAACGACGGAATATCGATCTCACCGACGTCATTGACGGCGCCGACATCGTGCTCACCTCGTACACGTTGCTTCGACTCGACGCCGAATCCTATTCCGCAAACAGTTGGTCCGGCCTCATCCTCGACGAGGCCCAGTTTGCAAAGAACCATAAATCCAAAGTCCACCAGTGCGCCCGAAACCTCGAAACACCGTTCAAGCTCGCAATCACCGGAACCCCGATGGAAAACAACCTGACGGAACTCTGGTCACTACTCTCGATCACTGCTCCCGGACTCTTTCCGAATGCGGCGCAATTCACCGAACAATACCGTCGGCCCATTGAAAATGACGGTGACACAGAGCGTTTGGAACAATTGCGCCGACGCGTCAAGCCCTTGATGATCCGACGAACCAAAGAACAGGTAGTTCACGATCTTCCGGCCAAGCAAGAGCAAGTGCTCGAGATCGAACTCCACCCCAAACACCGCACGCTCTACGACACCCACCTCCAACGTGAACGCCAGAAGATATTGGGACTACTGACCGACGTCGACAAGAATCGATTCACGATCCTTGCATCCCTCACACTCTTACGTCAGCTCAGCCTGGACGCTTCGCTGATCGACGACAAACACACCGCCATCCCGTCGGCAAAGGTCGACGCGCTTGTCGAGCAATTGGACGACGTCATCGCCGGCGGGCACCGAGCTCTGATTTTCAGTCAATTCACCGGATTTCTCTCGTCCGTTCGCACACGACTCGACGCCGAGAACATTCGCTACTGCTACCTCGACGGCAGTACCCGCAATCGCGGAGAAGTATTGGACGACTTCAAGACCGGCACTGCGCCAGTATTTTTGATCAGCCTCAAAGCTGGTGGCTTCGGTCTCAATCTCACCGAAGCCGACTACTGCTTCATTCTCGACCCCTGGTGGAATCCTGCTACCGAAGCTCAAGCTGTGGACCGCGCCCATCGAATCGGCCAAACCCGGAACGTCATGGTGTACAGACTCATCGCCAAAGACACGATCGAAGACAAGGTCATGACACTCAAAGCCAAGAAGTCTGCGTTGTTCTCGAGCGTCATGGACTCCGACGAGTTGCTCAGCTCCACACTCGGAGCCGACGACATCCGCGCACTGTTCGACTGA
- a CDS encoding alpha/beta hydrolase: MKIKSTAPTRIGKLGVTVISLCALATQVVGATVAGAEPSTGSLGSLGSVEGSVTNTGSLGSVGGSLESVGSLGFGSTMPKALENDHPVRPVVRDDIVTSAITAEAPTRPNAVNLTIASPGLRREVGVEVLLPHDNSVPRPTLYMLEGVDGGDGTNGWVSMGGAPAFFADKNVNVVMINGGTSSLFSDWQNDDPVLGWHKWETFITQELPPLLQDRLHSNGINAIAGTSMGAQGAMMLAHRHPELYKGVAVFSGCYSTMDVWGRTSAQITISSRGGDPKNIWGEPGGPEWEAHDSLLNAENLRGKEIYVSTANGLPGGAETLQTPDLLERLVVGGGIEAVTNQCTHEFDQRLQDLDIAATVDYEPNGTHAWWYWRERFPKAWPTLSKALGV; this comes from the coding sequence TTGAAGATCAAGTCGACCGCACCCACCCGAATTGGCAAGCTGGGGGTGACGGTGATTTCACTGTGCGCGCTGGCTACACAGGTGGTCGGTGCAACGGTCGCAGGTGCTGAGCCGAGCACCGGGAGTCTGGGAAGCCTGGGAAGTGTGGAAGGCAGCGTGACGAACACCGGCAGCCTCGGGAGCGTCGGGGGGAGCCTCGAGAGCGTCGGGAGCCTAGGTTTCGGTTCGACAATGCCCAAAGCACTCGAGAATGATCACCCGGTCAGGCCCGTAGTGCGCGACGATATTGTCACGTCAGCCATCACAGCTGAAGCACCGACGCGACCGAACGCCGTGAATCTGACGATTGCTTCACCGGGACTGCGACGCGAAGTCGGTGTCGAGGTCCTGCTTCCTCACGACAATTCGGTACCGCGTCCGACGCTGTACATGCTCGAAGGCGTCGACGGTGGTGACGGCACAAACGGTTGGGTGTCGATGGGTGGCGCGCCCGCGTTCTTTGCCGACAAGAATGTCAACGTCGTCATGATCAACGGGGGCACTTCAAGCTTGTTCTCGGATTGGCAGAACGACGATCCGGTACTTGGATGGCACAAATGGGAAACCTTCATCACTCAGGAACTGCCTCCTCTGCTCCAGGACCGACTGCACTCCAACGGCATCAATGCAATTGCCGGTACGTCGATGGGTGCGCAGGGCGCGATGATGCTTGCCCACCGACATCCGGAGTTGTACAAGGGAGTGGCGGTTTTCAGCGGTTGCTACTCGACGATGGATGTGTGGGGTAGGACGTCCGCACAGATTACGATTTCTTCTCGAGGTGGGGATCCCAAGAACATTTGGGGCGAGCCCGGAGGACCGGAGTGGGAAGCGCACGACTCGCTCCTGAACGCCGAAAACCTGCGCGGCAAAGAGATCTATGTTTCGACGGCCAACGGATTGCCCGGCGGAGCCGAAACGCTGCAGACTCCGGACCTTCTCGAGCGTCTGGTCGTCGGCGGCGGTATCGAAGCGGTGACCAATCAGTGCACGCACGAGTTCGACCAGCGACTGCAGGATCTCGATATCGCGGCAACTGTCGATTACGAGCCCAACGGCACTCATGCGTGGTGGTACTGGCGTGAGCGTTTCCCCAAGGCGTGGCCGACTCTGTCGAAGGCGCTCGGCGTCTGA
- a CDS encoding alpha/beta hydrolase encodes MNVTSTARARLGNLGVAVIVLCALSAPVVGATAAGAAPSPGTLESAGSVGTMETIESLGGLGFGTTMPEEFRDPSEPLPVLRDDIVTPEITGESVTGAQSLRLTVASPALRREVGVEILLPQDASVPRPVLFILDGVDAGENTSKWITDGGAPEFFTDKNVYVVVVNGGAASLYTDWEKMDPQLGLNKWETYLTQELPPLIDERFETTGVKAITGHSMGAQGAMMLAHRNPTLYSGIAVFSGCYSTMDVWGRTSTQMTVTSRSGDLNNMWGELGGPEWKAHDSFLNAERLRGKEIYISVANGLPGSDETLQTPDLGERLLVGGGLEAAAEECTKQFDRRLQDLDIAATVDYEPNGTHSWAYWRERFPKAWPTLSKALGL; translated from the coding sequence TTGAACGTCACATCGACCGCGCGCGCCCGACTCGGAAACCTTGGCGTAGCGGTGATCGTGTTGTGCGCGCTGTCCGCTCCGGTGGTCGGTGCCACGGCAGCAGGTGCGGCTCCGAGCCCCGGAACCCTCGAGAGTGCCGGCAGTGTCGGAACCATGGAGACCATTGAGTCCCTCGGAGGGCTGGGTTTCGGGACCACTATGCCCGAGGAGTTCCGGGATCCGTCCGAACCGCTACCGGTGCTTCGCGACGATATCGTCACGCCGGAGATCACCGGGGAGAGCGTCACTGGCGCTCAATCGCTGCGACTGACGGTCGCGTCGCCCGCATTGCGACGCGAAGTCGGCGTCGAGATTCTGCTACCACAAGATGCTTCGGTACCGCGCCCGGTCCTGTTCATACTCGACGGCGTCGACGCGGGGGAGAACACCAGTAAGTGGATAACGGATGGCGGCGCACCCGAGTTCTTCACTGACAAGAATGTGTACGTGGTGGTGGTGAACGGCGGCGCGGCTAGCTTGTACACGGACTGGGAGAAGATGGATCCCCAGCTCGGCCTGAACAAGTGGGAAACATACCTCACCCAGGAACTACCACCGCTGATCGATGAGAGGTTCGAGACCACAGGCGTCAAGGCGATTACCGGCCATTCGATGGGTGCGCAGGGCGCGATGATGCTTGCCCACCGGAACCCGACGCTGTACAGCGGAATCGCGGTTTTCAGCGGCTGCTATTCGACGATGGATGTGTGGGGCAGGACGAGTACGCAGATGACGGTCACTTCGCGCAGCGGGGATCTCAACAACATGTGGGGTGAACTCGGTGGACCGGAGTGGAAAGCGCACGACTCATTCTTGAACGCGGAAAGATTGCGCGGCAAAGAGATTTATATTTCGGTGGCCAATGGACTGCCGGGTTCGGACGAAACATTGCAGACTCCGGATCTCGGTGAGCGTCTGCTTGTCGGCGGTGGTCTCGAAGCTGCGGCCGAGGAGTGTACGAAGCAGTTCGACCGACGATTGCAGGATCTCGATATCGCGGCAACGGTCGACTACGAGCCCAACGGCACTCATTCGTGGGCGTACTGGCGTGAGCGTTTCCCCAAGGCGTGGCCGACTCTGTCGAAGGCGCTCGGCCTCTGA
- a CDS encoding TerD family protein — protein MGVTLAKGGNVSLSKAAPNLTKISVGLGWDARSTSGADFDLDASALVTGPERKVLSDLHFVFYNNLRSPDGSIEHTGDNLTGDGDGDDEVINVDLSAVPPNVTNIFFPVSIHDADARLQSFGQVTNAYIRVVDLSTGSELARYDLSEDASTETAMIFGELYRHNAEWKFRAIGQGYASGLAGIARDYGVNI, from the coding sequence ATGGGCGTCACACTTGCCAAGGGCGGCAACGTATCTCTGTCGAAGGCAGCACCCAACCTGACCAAGATCTCGGTCGGCCTCGGATGGGACGCAAGAAGTACCAGCGGCGCTGACTTCGACCTCGACGCCAGCGCTTTGGTCACCGGCCCCGAACGCAAGGTACTTTCGGACCTTCACTTCGTGTTCTACAACAACCTCCGCTCTCCGGACGGTTCCATCGAACACACCGGAGACAACCTCACCGGAGATGGTGACGGTGACGACGAGGTAATCAACGTCGACCTTTCCGCCGTGCCTCCCAACGTCACCAACATCTTCTTCCCGGTATCGATTCACGACGCCGACGCTCGACTCCAGTCATTCGGTCAGGTCACCAATGCCTACATTCGCGTCGTCGACCTTTCCACCGGATCTGAACTCGCACGCTACGACCTCTCCGAAGATGCCTCCACGGAAACCGCGATGATCTTCGGTGAGCTGTACCGCCACAACGCCGAATGGAAGTTCCGGGCAATCGGCCAAGGATACGCGTCCGGTCTCGCCGGTATCGCCCGCGATTACGGCGTCAATATCTGA
- a CDS encoding plasmid pRiA4b ORF-3 family protein → MQEGNAADHGDGAPEYPFGCSLRAKRRSLSVSYRISLQLDGISTQVSRRIIVNSDVTLDHLHSLVQRTMGWRDMHGHTWRKAGTRFPGDFEEYVPLHRVSDRRGAGQIAVAENEIRLDEILVLPGDKIQYRYGRLGSWRHTLILDAVDDCDIDVSAICVEGVGACPPEACVGPEEYEQLLGVLVSEELRSREWTLEWAQTDFDPENFDLDEVNDRLSRCVGTAKTESVVASFPRNFDIRDLFELLAPASVPELHDVFEIACIDDTSEISNEVRVEAGARLQMLLTLIGAEGIDVATFDSTVDAVLDQPELGPVNLPKARRLFVLLRGWGLARKLKGKIVLTRRGRSASEDAEVLWDCIVTRVPVAPHGSTRAVELLILLSVAAGLDPSDRHHLVAGSLSQIRASVVLTSEAVVPVKRAHTTVEVLDLIGAIGQDLLRIGSTQDMPWAVDLARAVLQR, encoded by the coding sequence TCACTCCAGCTTGATGGCATATCCACGCAGGTATCGCGTCGCATTATCGTAAATTCCGATGTCACGCTGGACCATCTCCATTCCCTCGTTCAGCGCACCATGGGTTGGCGCGATATGCACGGACATACATGGAGAAAGGCCGGCACACGTTTCCCCGGAGACTTCGAGGAGTACGTGCCCCTTCACCGAGTTTCCGATCGTCGTGGTGCGGGGCAGATCGCTGTCGCTGAAAACGAAATCCGCTTGGACGAAATTCTGGTCTTGCCCGGAGACAAGATTCAGTATCGCTACGGTCGTTTGGGGAGCTGGCGGCATACTTTGATACTGGATGCGGTCGACGACTGCGATATCGACGTTTCTGCGATCTGCGTCGAGGGAGTCGGTGCGTGTCCGCCGGAAGCATGCGTTGGCCCCGAGGAATACGAGCAATTGCTCGGAGTGCTTGTTTCCGAGGAACTGCGATCGCGTGAGTGGACCTTGGAATGGGCCCAGACCGATTTCGACCCCGAGAATTTTGACCTCGACGAGGTCAATGATCGACTATCGCGTTGTGTTGGAACGGCGAAGACCGAGTCAGTTGTAGCTTCGTTCCCTCGCAACTTCGACATTCGTGACCTTTTTGAATTGCTTGCGCCGGCAAGTGTGCCCGAGTTGCACGATGTCTTCGAAATAGCCTGTATCGACGATACGTCCGAGATCTCGAACGAGGTTCGCGTCGAGGCAGGTGCTCGACTTCAGATGCTGTTGACCTTGATCGGCGCCGAGGGAATCGATGTGGCGACTTTCGACTCGACGGTCGACGCTGTGCTGGATCAGCCGGAACTCGGGCCAGTCAATTTGCCCAAGGCCAGGCGGTTGTTCGTCCTTCTCCGCGGTTGGGGTCTGGCGAGAAAGCTCAAGGGCAAGATCGTATTGACCCGTCGGGGACGCTCGGCGTCGGAGGATGCCGAGGTGCTGTGGGATTGCATCGTCACGCGGGTTCCTGTCGCGCCCCACGGAAGTACGCGGGCAGTCGAGCTTCTGATCCTTCTTTCGGTGGCGGCGGGGTTGGACCCGTCGGATCGCCACCATCTTGTTGCGGGCTCTCTGTCACAGATCCGAGCATCGGTTGTTCTGACGTCGGAAGCGGTGGTACCGGTGAAGCGTGCCCACACCACAGTGGAGGTTCTCGATCTGATCGGAGCGATCGGTCAGGATCTCTTGAGAATCGGCTCGACGCAGGATATGCCGTGGGCAGTCGATCTTGCGCGGGCAGTCCTGCAACGTTAG
- a CDS encoding alpha/beta hydrolase, with protein MKIKSTTPTRIGKLGVTVISLCALATQVVGATAAGAEPSTGSLGSVGSVGGSLANSGSLGSVGGSLETMGSFDFGSAMPEVFQNDPGPIPTLRDDIVISEIKGENVTGAQSLRLTVASPALRREVGVEILLPQDASVPRPALYMLEGVDAGEDTSGWMTIGGAPAFFADKNVNVVMINGGVAGLYTDWDNVDPKVGLHKWETFITQELPPLINTRFNTNGINAIAGNSMGAQGAMMLAHRHPEMYRGVAVFSGCYSTMDLWGRASTQATVTSRGGDLNNVWGEPGGPEWKAHDSLLNAENLRGKEIYVSTANGLPGFAETAQTPELLERLVVGGGIEAVTNQCTQEFDQRLQDLDIAATVDYEPNGTHSWAYWRERFHKAWPTLSKALGV; from the coding sequence TTGAAGATCAAGTCGACCACACCCACACGCATCGGCAAGCTGGGGGTGACGGTAATTTCACTGTGCGCGCTGGCTACGCAGGTGGTTGGTGCAACGGCCGCGGGTGCTGAGCCGAGCACCGGGAGCTTGGGGAGCGTTGGGAGCGTCGGAGGGAGCCTGGCGAACTCCGGCAGCCTCGGGAGCGTCGGGGGAAGCCTCGAGACCATGGGGAGCTTTGATTTCGGCTCGGCGATGCCCGAGGTATTCCAGAATGATCCGGGACCGATTCCGACCCTGCGCGACGACATCGTAATCTCCGAGATCAAAGGTGAGAACGTCACTGGCGCGCAATCGCTGCGCCTGACGGTCGCGTCGCCCGCATTGCGACGCGAAGTAGGCGTCGAGATTCTGCTTCCACAAGATGCTTCCGTACCGCGCCCGGCCCTCTACATGCTCGAAGGTGTCGACGCGGGTGAGGATACAAGCGGGTGGATGACAATTGGCGGCGCTCCGGCGTTCTTCGCAGACAAGAACGTGAACGTTGTGATGATCAACGGTGGCGTGGCCGGCCTGTACACGGACTGGGACAACGTGGATCCCAAGGTGGGCCTGCACAAGTGGGAAACCTTCATCACCCAGGAACTGCCGCCGTTGATCAATACGCGATTCAATACCAACGGCATCAATGCCATTGCCGGCAACTCGATGGGCGCACAAGGCGCGATGATGCTTGCACACCGTCACCCGGAGATGTATCGCGGAGTCGCTGTTTTCAGTGGCTGCTATTCGACGATGGACCTGTGGGGCCGGGCGAGTACCCAGGCGACTGTTACTTCGCGCGGTGGGGATCTCAACAATGTATGGGGCGAGCCCGGCGGGCCGGAGTGGAAAGCACACGACTCGCTCCTGAACGCGGAAAACCTGCGCGGCAAAGAGATCTACGTTTCGACGGCCAACGGATTGCCCGGCTTTGCCGAAACGGCGCAGACTCCTGAACTTCTCGAGCGTCTGGTCGTCGGTGGTGGTATCGAAGCGGTGACTAATCAGTGCACGCAGGAGTTCGACCAGCGATTGCAGGATCTCGATATCGCGGCAACTGTCGACTACGAGCCCAACGGCACGCATTCGTGGGCGTACTGGCGTGAGCGTTTCCACAAGGCGTGGCCGACTCTGTCGAAGGCACTCGGCGTCTGA
- a CDS encoding alpha/beta hydrolase has product MKTSLTSPTSVRRAGVVATALCALGIQVFSTALAGATPASDSVDGLKYGSSVPGSMQGNPGIRPELRTGMGSATIVGESVTGPQAVRLTIASPALQREVGVEILLPADNSAPRPTLYLLDGAAAAEDSSGWTTMGGAPEFFADKNVYVVMTNGGKAGMYTDWQDVDPKLGLHRWETFITKELPPLIDARFATNGVKAIAGTSMGAQGAMMLAGRHPGMYKGVAGFSGCYSTTDFWGRASILSTVTSRGGNPGNMWGELGGPEWEAHDSLRNAEQLRGTEIYLSAAPGTRGVNETLQTPDLADRLVVGGSIEAVANMCTHAFDERLRSLDIPATVDYEPNGTHSWGYWRQRFPKAWPTLSKALGI; this is encoded by the coding sequence ATGAAGACGAGCTTGACTTCGCCCACCTCTGTGCGCCGGGCCGGAGTCGTCGCGACAGCCCTGTGTGCTCTGGGGATTCAGGTGTTCAGCACCGCTCTGGCGGGTGCAACGCCGGCTTCCGACAGCGTGGATGGCTTGAAATACGGTTCCAGCGTGCCAGGCTCGATGCAGGGTAACCCGGGGATTCGTCCGGAACTGCGCACCGGGATGGGGTCCGCGACAATCGTCGGTGAAAGTGTCACCGGCCCCCAGGCTGTGCGCCTGACGATTGCTTCACCGGCTCTGCAACGCGAGGTGGGCGTCGAAATCCTGCTTCCGGCGGATAATTCCGCACCTCGGCCTACTCTCTACCTTCTCGACGGTGCGGCAGCAGCCGAGGACTCGAGCGGATGGACGACGATGGGCGGGGCACCGGAATTTTTTGCCGACAAAAACGTCTACGTCGTCATGACCAACGGCGGCAAGGCCGGCATGTACACGGATTGGCAGGATGTCGATCCGAAGCTCGGACTGCACCGGTGGGAAACGTTCATCACGAAGGAATTGCCGCCGCTCATCGACGCACGGTTTGCCACCAACGGAGTCAAGGCGATTGCCGGCACGTCGATGGGCGCGCAGGGCGCGATGATGCTTGCGGGCCGACACCCCGGAATGTACAAGGGAGTTGCGGGTTTCAGCGGTTGCTATTCGACGACAGATTTTTGGGGTCGTGCCAGTATTTTGTCGACCGTGACCTCGCGTGGTGGGAACCCCGGCAATATGTGGGGCGAACTTGGCGGACCGGAGTGGGAAGCCCACGACTCACTCCGCAATGCCGAGCAACTCCGGGGAACGGAAATCTACCTTTCCGCGGCGCCGGGTACGCGTGGTGTGAACGAGACATTGCAGACCCCGGACCTGGCCGATCGTCTGGTCGTCGGCGGGTCTATCGAGGCGGTAGCCAACATGTGTACCCACGCTTTCGACGAACGACTGCGTTCACTCGATATCCCGGCCACCGTGGATTACGAGCCCAACGGCACTCATTCGTGGGGTTACTGGCGTCAGCGTTTCCCCAAGGCGTGGCCGACGCTGTCGAAGGCCCTCGGAATCTGA